TCTCGATCGTGTCATCGCCGTGACGCGTATTCCCGAGGTGACCCTGACGACGTTCGGCGACCTCGTGCGCGTGCCGGCATCACGGAGCAGCCTGGCGGCCGAACGCGCCGCCGGGGCTGATGTGCGCGTCGTCTACTCGCCACACGACGCGGTCGAGATCGCTGCGGCAGAGCCCGGCCGACAAGTCGTGTTCGCCGGTGTCGGCTTCGAGACAACCGCGCCGACCGTCGCCGCGGCGCTGCTCGAGGCACGGGAACGTCGGCTAGGCAACTTCTCCGTTCTCAGCCTGCACAAGACCATGCCCCTGCCCTTGCGTGCCCTGCTCGATCTCGGTGAGACGCCGATCGGCGGTTTCTTGCTCCCCGGCCACGTGAGCGTCGTCACCGGGACGGCATGCTACGACTTCCTGGCGCGCGAGTACGGTGTCGGCGGCGTCGTCGCAGGGTTCGAAGCGCACGACGTGCTGCTCGCGCTTGTGATGCTCGTGCGGCAGTCGACGCCGCGCATCGAGATCGAGTACACGCGCGCCGTGCGTCCTGAGGGCAACGTTGTGGCTCAGCGTCTGCTCGAGTCTGTATTCACGCCGAGCGACGCCGAATGGCGTGGGCTCGGCGTCATCCCTGGTTCGGGGTTGGCGCTCGCTCCTGGGTTCGCCGACGCCGACGCCGCTCTGCGTTACCCGGTCGATCCGGGGCCGTCGCTAGAGCCGAGGGGCTGTCGCTGCGGCGAAGTGCTGCGCGGTGTGCTCGAGCCCTCCGAGTGTGCCCTCTTCGGCCGTCGCTGCACTCCGCAGGATCCGGTCGGCGCGTGCATGGTGAGCAGCGAGGGCGCCTGTGCGGCGGGGTACCGCTATCGAGGAATCGACGAATGAGGGCCGCGTATGACTGAGTCCATGCCAACGCCCGCGAACACCGCCCGTATTCTGCTCGGTCACGGCAGCGGCGGGCGTCTGTATCGCGACCTCGTGCGCGATGTCTTCCTGAGCGCCTTCGCCAACCCAATCCTGGAGCGCCTCGACGACGCCGCCGCTCTGTCCGCATCGGGGCGCATCGCCTTGACCACCGATGCCCATGTGGTCCAGCCACTACGTTTCGCCGGCGGCGACATCGGGCGGTTGGCGGTGGCCGGAACGGTGAACGATCTGGCGACGGCGGCGGCTCGACCGCTGGCGCTGGCCGCCGCATTCGTCATCGAAGAGGGACTTCCATTCGCCGAGCTGGAGGCCGTGTGCGCCAGCATGGCGGCCACGGCTCGCGAGGCGAACGTCGCGATCGTCACCGGCGACACGAAGGTGGTCGAGCGAGGTGCGGCCGACGGGCTCTTCATCACGACGACTGGCGTTGGCGAGATCGTCGTCGCTCATGAGGTCTCGCCGCTTGCCGTCCGGGTCGGCGATGCGGTGATTCTGAGCGGTTCGGTCGGCGATCACGCCGTTGCCGTGCTGGCGGCGCGGGGCGACTTCGACTTCCGCGCCGATGTCGCGAGCGACTGCGCGCCGCTCTGGGACGTCGTCGCGGCCGCTCTCAAGGCCGCTGAGGCCGCTGGCGTTCCCGAGGCCGTGCGCTTCCTTCGCGACCCCACCCGCGGGGGGCTCACAACGGTGCTCGCCGAGATGGCCGAGTCGGCGCACCTCGGTGTGGAGGTGGAGGAGGGCGCCATCCCCGTTGCTCCCGCGGTGCAGTCCGTGTGCGATCTGCTCGGGTACGACCCTCTCACGCTGGCCAACGAGGGGAAGATGGTGCTCGTCGTCGCGCCGGAGGTGGCGCCCGACGTGGTCGACGCCGTGCGTGCCACCCCCTATGGACGTAACGCGCGGCAGATCGGCTCCGTCGTCGCCGCGCACCCTGGCCGCGTCGCGCTGCGCACCGGGCTGGGCACGCGTCGTGTCCTCGATATGCCGGTGGGCGAGTTGTTGCCGCGAATCTGCTGAGGAAGAAAGATGGAGCCCGGTCGCGGATTCGAACCGCGGACCCCCTCCTTACCATGGAGGTGCTCTGCCTGCTGAGCTAACCGGGCGAAGCTGGTGGGGGAGCTAGGATTCGAACCTAGGTAGGCTGCGCCAACGGATTTACAGTCCGCCCCCTTTAGCCACTCGGGCACTCCCCCGGGAGCCGGATGAGGGTACAGGAAACGCCGTCTGGCTTCAACCAATCGCGCGCCCGAAGGTGTCGCCGGCACGCCTGGTTCTGGTTTGAGCCTCGCGCGCGCCTGTGGTACCGTACCTGCCCGTGGCGGCGTAGCTCAGTCGGTCAGAGCAGCGGAATCATAATCCGCGTGTCGTAGGTTCGAGTCCTACCGCCGCTACCATCCATTTCGCCTCAATGTGCAGGCATTGTCCTCTTCAAGAGCTTGACCGCTCACCGTCTCGTTCGGCGCGCTTCCGCCGTCCTGCTAACGAGCGGCGATCGCCTCGTGCCTCTCGCAAGCTCGCATGAGCGTCGCCTTGTGCTACTGTCCGCGGCGAGCCCTGAGTCGCGTTCGGCGACGTCTCGCCGTTGTTGTGCCGTAGTCTGGACACGGCCAAGAGGATAGTCTGACAGGGTTCGTCGTGTCGAAGGTCTGGAGGCAGCGTGGGTGAGTCCGGCGTGCGCACTCGATTCGCAGACTGGGTAGCGCGGGCCCCGTCCGGTCTGTACTCCCGGCTGCTCGTGGGTCTCCTGGTCGTGCTTACGTCCGTGGCGCTTCTCCTGAGTGGCGTCGCCATCTGGGTGCACCACACAGTTCTTGATACCGATGGCTACGTGGCTGTCGTCGAGTCCGTCTCGAGCAATCCGGCCACGCTGGAGGCGCTGAGCGAGTACGTCGCCGGACAAGTCGTTGAGGTGACGGACCTTGAGGCGCGAACGTCAGAGCTGCTGCCGCAGCGCCTCACCTTCTTGGCGCCGCCGTTGACCGCCGCAGTGAGAGACTTTGTGAGTACCCAGACGTACGCGCTGGTGAGCACGCCAAA
This sequence is a window from Thermoleophilia bacterium. Protein-coding genes within it:
- the hypD gene encoding hydrogenase formation protein HypD, with amino-acid sequence MATAANPELLQRLVQELQAAARPGQTFMEVCGTHTMAIARAGLRELLPPGLRLVSGPGCPVCVTAMADLDRVIAVTRIPEVTLTTFGDLVRVPASRSSLAAERAAGADVRVVYSPHDAVEIAAAEPGRQVVFAGVGFETTAPTVAAALLEARERRLGNFSVLSLHKTMPLPLRALLDLGETPIGGFLLPGHVSVVTGTACYDFLAREYGVGGVVAGFEAHDVLLALVMLVRQSTPRIEIEYTRAVRPEGNVVAQRLLESVFTPSDAEWRGLGVIPGSGLALAPGFADADAALRYPVDPGPSLEPRGCRCGEVLRGVLEPSECALFGRRCTPQDPVGACMVSSEGACAAGYRYRGIDE
- the hypE gene encoding hydrogenase expression/formation protein HypE, which translates into the protein MTESMPTPANTARILLGHGSGGRLYRDLVRDVFLSAFANPILERLDDAAALSASGRIALTTDAHVVQPLRFAGGDIGRLAVAGTVNDLATAAARPLALAAAFVIEEGLPFAELEAVCASMAATAREANVAIVTGDTKVVERGAADGLFITTTGVGEIVVAHEVSPLAVRVGDAVILSGSVGDHAVAVLAARGDFDFRADVASDCAPLWDVVAAALKAAEAAGVPEAVRFLRDPTRGGLTTVLAEMAESAHLGVEVEEGAIPVAPAVQSVCDLLGYDPLTLANEGKMVLVVAPEVAPDVVDAVRATPYGRNARQIGSVVAAHPGRVALRTGLGTRRVLDMPVGELLPRIC